In Phenylobacterium zucineum HLK1, one DNA window encodes the following:
- the rpoB gene encoding DNA-directed RNA polymerase subunit beta, whose protein sequence is MAQSFTGKKRIRKSFGRIPEAVQMPNLIEVQRSSYEQFLQREVRAGERRDEGIEAVFKSVFPIKDFNERAVLEYVSYEFEEPKYDVEECVQRDMTYAAPLKVKLRLIVFETDEETGARSVKDIKEQDVYMGDIPLMTEKGTFIVNGTQRVIVSQMHRSPGVFFDHDKGKTHASGKLLFAARVIPYRGSWLDFEFDAKDIVYVRIDRRRKLPATTFLMALGMDGEEILSTFYETVPYEKKGDGWATPYKPERWRGVKPEFPLIDADTGEEIAPAGQKISARNAKKFADNGLKTLLLAPEALTGRYLAKDLVNFETGEIYAEAGDELDPTLLAALEEQGFTTLDVLDIDEVTVGAYIRNTLRVDKNTAREDALFDIYRVMRPGEPPTVEAAEAMFKSLFFDSERYDLSSVGRVKMNMRLELDCPDDVRVIRKEDVIAVLLTLVGLRDGRGEIDDIDNLGNRRVRSVGELLENQYRVGLLRMERAIKERMSSVDIDTVMPHDLINAKPAAAAVREFFGSSQLSQFMDQTNPLSEITHKRRLSALGPGGLTRERAGFEVRDVHPTHYGRICPIETPEGPNIGLINSLATHAVVNKYGFIESPYRRIRDGKTTDEVVYMSAMEEAKHVIAQANIKLENGEIVEDLVPGRINGEPSLLPKADVDLMDVSPKQVVSVAASLIPFLENDDANRALMGSNMQKQAVPLIQSDAPLVGTGMESIVAVDSGAVVVARRTGVVEQIDGTRIVVRATEETDPSKPGVDIYRLQKFQRSNTSTCINQRPLVRVGDKINAGDVIADGPSTELGELALGRNALVAFMPWNGYNFEDSILISERIVRDDVFTSIHIEEFEVMARDTKLGPEEITRDIPNVGEEALRNLDEAGIVAIGAEVQPGDILVGKVTPKGESPMTPEEKLLRAIFGEKASDVRDTSLRLPPGVSGTIVEVRVFNRHGVDKDERALAIERAEIDRLGKDRDDEFAILNRNMQGRLRQLLVGKTAVSGPKGLGRGEITAEKLEEIAPGLWWQIALDDEKAMGELEALRKQFDDARKRLDRRFEDKVDKLQRGDELPPGVMKMVKVFVAVKRKLQPGDKMAGRHGNKGVISKILPIEDMPYLEDGTSVDIVLNPLGVPSRMNVGQIFETHLGWAAAGLGKQVQRLLEDWQHGGQKQALIEHLRDVYGPDEELPDTEEELVELARNLSKGIPFATPVFDGAHIDDIENLLEKAGLDRSGQSYLYDGQSGERFKRPVTVGYIYMLKLHHLVDDKIHARSIGPYSLVTQQPLGGKAQFGGQRFGEMEVWALEAYGAAYTLQEMLTVKSDDVAGRTKVYESIVRGDDTFEAGIPESFNVLVKEMRSLGLNVELENS, encoded by the coding sequence ATGGCGCAGTCCTTCACCGGTAAGAAGCGGATCCGGAAGTCTTTCGGCCGCATCCCTGAAGCCGTGCAGATGCCGAACCTGATCGAGGTTCAGCGCTCGTCCTACGAACAGTTCCTGCAGCGCGAGGTCCGCGCCGGCGAACGTCGCGACGAGGGCATCGAGGCGGTGTTCAAGTCCGTCTTCCCGATCAAGGACTTCAACGAGCGCGCGGTGCTCGAATACGTCTCCTACGAGTTCGAGGAGCCGAAGTACGACGTCGAGGAATGCGTCCAGCGCGACATGACCTACGCCGCGCCGCTGAAGGTCAAGCTGCGCCTGATCGTCTTCGAGACCGACGAGGAGACCGGCGCCCGCTCCGTCAAGGACATCAAGGAGCAGGACGTCTACATGGGCGACATCCCGCTCATGACGGAGAAGGGCACCTTCATCGTCAACGGGACCCAGCGCGTCATCGTCTCGCAGATGCACCGCTCGCCGGGCGTCTTCTTCGACCACGACAAGGGCAAGACCCACGCCTCGGGCAAGCTGCTGTTCGCCGCGCGCGTGATCCCCTACCGCGGCTCGTGGCTCGACTTCGAGTTCGACGCCAAGGACATCGTCTACGTCCGTATCGACCGCCGCCGGAAGCTGCCGGCCACCACCTTCCTGATGGCCCTCGGCATGGACGGGGAGGAGATCCTCTCCACGTTCTACGAGACCGTGCCCTACGAGAAGAAGGGCGACGGCTGGGCCACCCCGTACAAGCCCGAGCGCTGGCGCGGCGTGAAGCCGGAGTTCCCGCTGATCGACGCCGACACCGGCGAGGAGATCGCTCCGGCCGGCCAGAAGATCTCGGCCCGCAACGCCAAGAAGTTCGCCGACAACGGCCTGAAGACGCTGCTGCTGGCGCCCGAGGCGCTGACCGGCCGCTACCTGGCCAAGGACCTGGTCAACTTCGAGACTGGGGAGATCTACGCCGAGGCCGGCGACGAGCTCGACCCGACGCTCCTGGCCGCGCTCGAGGAGCAGGGCTTCACCACCCTCGACGTCCTCGACATCGACGAGGTCACCGTCGGCGCCTACATCCGCAACACCCTGCGGGTGGACAAGAACACCGCGCGCGAGGACGCGCTCTTCGACATCTACCGGGTCATGCGCCCGGGCGAGCCGCCGACGGTCGAGGCCGCCGAGGCGATGTTCAAGAGCCTGTTCTTCGATTCCGAGCGCTACGACCTGTCGTCGGTCGGCCGCGTGAAGATGAACATGCGCCTCGAGCTGGACTGCCCGGACGACGTCCGGGTGATCCGCAAGGAGGACGTGATCGCCGTCCTGCTGACCCTGGTCGGCCTGCGCGACGGCCGCGGCGAGATCGACGACATCGACAACCTCGGCAACCGCCGGGTCCGCTCGGTGGGCGAGCTGCTGGAGAACCAGTACCGCGTCGGTCTGCTGCGCATGGAGCGGGCGATCAAGGAGCGCATGAGCAGCGTCGACATCGACACGGTCATGCCGCACGACCTGATCAACGCCAAGCCGGCGGCGGCGGCGGTGCGGGAGTTCTTCGGCTCCTCGCAGCTGTCGCAGTTCATGGACCAGACGAACCCGCTGTCCGAGATCACCCACAAGCGCCGCCTCTCGGCGCTGGGGCCGGGCGGCCTCACCCGCGAGCGCGCGGGCTTCGAGGTCCGCGACGTGCACCCGACCCACTATGGCCGGATCTGCCCGATCGAGACGCCGGAAGGCCCGAACATCGGCCTGATCAACTCGCTGGCCACCCATGCGGTCGTGAACAAGTACGGCTTCATCGAGAGCCCGTACCGGCGCATCCGTGACGGCAAGACCACCGACGAGGTGGTCTACATGTCGGCCATGGAAGAGGCGAAGCACGTCATCGCCCAGGCCAACATCAAGCTCGAGAACGGCGAGATCGTCGAGGACCTGGTCCCCGGCCGGATCAACGGCGAACCCTCGCTGCTGCCGAAGGCCGACGTCGACCTGATGGACGTCTCGCCGAAGCAGGTCGTCTCGGTCGCCGCCTCGCTGATCCCGTTCCTCGAGAACGACGACGCCAACCGCGCCCTGATGGGCTCGAACATGCAGAAGCAGGCCGTGCCGCTCATCCAGTCGGATGCGCCGCTGGTCGGCACCGGCATGGAGAGCATCGTGGCGGTGGACTCGGGCGCCGTGGTCGTGGCGCGCCGCACCGGCGTGGTCGAGCAGATCGACGGCACCCGCATCGTCGTCCGCGCGACCGAGGAGACCGATCCCTCCAAGCCGGGCGTCGACATCTACCGCCTGCAGAAGTTCCAGCGCTCGAACACCTCGACCTGCATCAACCAGCGTCCGCTGGTGCGGGTGGGCGACAAGATCAACGCCGGCGACGTGATCGCCGACGGCCCCTCGACCGAGCTGGGCGAACTGGCGCTGGGCCGCAACGCCCTCGTCGCGTTCATGCCCTGGAACGGCTACAACTTCGAAGACTCGATCCTGATCTCCGAGCGGATCGTGCGCGATGACGTCTTCACCTCGATCCACATCGAGGAGTTCGAGGTCATGGCCCGCGACACCAAGCTGGGTCCGGAAGAGATCACCCGCGACATCCCGAACGTCGGCGAGGAGGCCCTGCGCAACCTCGACGAGGCGGGCATCGTGGCGATCGGCGCCGAGGTCCAGCCGGGCGACATCCTGGTCGGCAAGGTGACGCCGAAGGGCGAGAGCCCGATGACGCCGGAAGAGAAGCTGCTGCGCGCCATCTTCGGCGAGAAGGCCTCGGACGTGCGCGACACCTCGCTGCGCCTGCCGCCGGGGGTGTCGGGCACCATCGTGGAAGTCCGCGTCTTCAACCGCCACGGCGTCGACAAGGACGAGCGCGCGCTCGCGATCGAACGGGCCGAGATCGACCGCCTGGGCAAGGACCGCGACGACGAGTTCGCGATCCTGAACCGCAACATGCAGGGCCGCCTGCGTCAGCTGCTCGTCGGCAAGACCGCCGTCTCGGGTCCGAAGGGCCTGGGCCGCGGCGAGATCACCGCCGAGAAGCTGGAGGAGATCGCCCCCGGCCTGTGGTGGCAGATCGCCCTCGACGACGAGAAGGCGATGGGCGAGCTCGAAGCGCTGCGCAAGCAGTTCGACGACGCCCGCAAGCGCCTCGACCGCCGCTTCGAGGACAAGGTCGACAAGCTGCAGCGCGGCGACGAGCTGCCGCCCGGCGTGATGAAGATGGTCAAGGTGTTCGTGGCGGTGAAGCGCAAGCTGCAGCCGGGCGACAAGATGGCCGGCCGTCACGGCAACAAGGGGGTCATCTCCAAGATCCTGCCGATCGAGGACATGCCCTACCTGGAGGACGGCACCAGCGTCGACATCGTGCTGAACCCGCTGGGCGTGCCTTCGCGGATGAACGTCGGCCAGATCTTCGAGACCCACCTGGGCTGGGCCGCGGCCGGCCTCGGCAAGCAGGTCCAGCGCCTGCTCGAGGACTGGCAGCACGGCGGGCAGAAGCAGGCGCTCATCGAGCACCTGCGCGACGTCTACGGCCCCGACGAGGAGCTGCCGGACACCGAGGAGGAGCTGGTCGAGCTGGCCCGCAACCTGTCGAAGGGCATCCCCTTCGCCACGCCGGTGTTCGACGGCGCCCACATCGACGACATCGAGAACCTGCTGGAGAAGGCGGGCCTCGACCGGTCGGGCCAGTCGTACCTGTACGACGGCCAGTCGGGCGAGCGGTTCAAGCGTCCGGTCACGGTCGGCTACATCTACATGCTGAAGCTGCACCACCTGGTCGACGACAAGATCCACGCCCGTTCGATCGGCCCGTACTCGCTCGTCACCCAGCAGCCGCTGGGCGGCAAGGCGCAGTTCGGCGGCCAGCGCTTCGGCGAAATGGAGGTGTGGGCCCTGGAGGCCTACGGCGCCGCCTACACCCTGCAGGAGATGCTGACGGTGAAGTCGGACGACGTGGCCGGCCGGACGAAGGTCTACGAGTCCATCGTCCGCGGCGACGACACCTTCGAGGCCGGGATCCCGGAAAGCTTCAACGTGCTGGTCAAGGAGATGCGCTCCCTGGGCCTGAACGTGGAGCTGGAGAACAGCTGA
- the rpoC gene encoding DNA-directed RNA polymerase subunit beta', giving the protein MNQEVLNIFNPVQAAPTFDQIRIALASPEKIRSWSFGEIKKPETINYRTFKPERDGLFCARIFGPTKDYECLCGKYKRMKYKGIICEKCGVEVTLARVRRERMGHIELASPVAHIWFLKSLPSRIALMLDMALKDVERVLYFENYIVTEPGLTPLKLHQLLSEDDYLRFQEEFGDDSFTAEIGAEAVQGLLRGIDLEKEAENLREELKTTTSEMKLKKASKRLKLIENFIESGNKPEWMVLTVIPVIPPELRPLVPLDGGRFATSDLNDLYRRVINRNNRLKRLIELRAPDIIIRNEKRMLQEAVDALFDNGRRGRVITGANKRPLKSLADMLKGKQGRFRQNLLGKRVDYSGRSVIVVGPELKLHECGLPKKMALELFKPFIYARLDAKGLSGTVKQSKRMVEREQPAVWDILDEVIREHPVLLNRAPTLHRLGIQAFEPKLIEGKAIQLHPLVCAAFNADFDGDQMAVHVPLSLEAQLEARVLMMSTNNILSPANGRPIIVPSQDIVLGLYYLSLVKDGEPGEGKAFASLGEIEAALDAGVVTLHSKIRCRYTEMDADGNLVTKVIETSPGRMKIAALFPQHPAVGHRLLEKNLTKKEIGNLIDTVYRHCGQKATVIFADQIMGLGFREAAKAGISFGKDDIVIPARKAPIVEETRKLVEEYEQQYADGLITKGEKYNKVVDAWAKATDRVADEMMAEVSSAPVDENGRQAEINSIFMMSNSGARGSQAQMKQLGGMRGLMAKPSGEIIETPIISNFKEGLTVQEYFNSTHGARKGLADTALKTANSGYLTRRLVDVAQDCIITEEDCGTTRGITLRAVVEGGDVLVSLGQRILGRFAAEDVKDPGSNDVIVPADSYLDENMIELVESAGVQSVKVRSVLTCETKTGVCGACYGRDLARGTPVNIGEAVGVIAAQSIGEPGTQLTMRTFHIGGTAQVAEQSFYESANEGVAKISGGNTVTAPDGALISMSRNLMLTVQVDGKDRESYKVPYGARLRVKDGEGVKRGQRLAEWDPYTTPIITEVGGKVRFEDLVENVSFREEADEATGISNRVVVDWRASTKGSDLRPAMAVLGEDGSYKRLSNGGEARSLLPVGAILSVGDGDEVKPGEVLARMPTEGAKTRDITGGLPRVAELFEARRPKDCAVIAEMDGRVEFGRDYKNKRRIKITPEDGGEAVEFLIPKGKHIAVHDGDVIRKGEYLIDGNPDPHDILRIQGIEALADFLVNEIQEVYRLQGVPINDKHIETIVRQMLQKVEILEPGDTGLLKGDHLDKIEVDEENAKAEARGGRPALTQPVLLGITKASLQTRSFISAASFQETTRVLTEASVQGKIDTLEGLKENVIVGRLIPAGTGSYLRNLQRIAAKRDEALTQSREEAMEPLPAEIADAAVGEQVES; this is encoded by the coding sequence ATGAACCAGGAAGTCCTGAACATCTTCAATCCGGTCCAGGCCGCCCCGACCTTCGACCAGATCCGCATCGCGCTCGCCTCGCCGGAAAAGATCCGCTCGTGGTCGTTCGGCGAGATCAAGAAGCCCGAGACCATCAACTACCGCACGTTCAAGCCCGAGCGTGACGGCCTGTTCTGCGCCCGCATCTTTGGCCCGACGAAGGACTACGAGTGCCTTTGCGGCAAGTACAAGCGGATGAAATACAAGGGCATCATCTGCGAGAAGTGCGGCGTCGAGGTCACCCTGGCCCGCGTCCGCCGCGAGCGGATGGGCCACATCGAGCTGGCCAGCCCGGTCGCCCACATCTGGTTCCTGAAGAGCCTGCCGAGCCGCATCGCGCTGATGCTCGACATGGCGCTGAAGGACGTCGAGCGGGTCCTCTACTTCGAGAACTACATCGTCACCGAGCCGGGCCTGACCCCGCTGAAGCTGCACCAGCTGCTGTCGGAAGACGACTACCTGCGCTTCCAGGAGGAGTTCGGCGACGACAGCTTCACCGCCGAGATCGGCGCCGAGGCGGTCCAGGGCCTGCTGCGCGGCATCGACCTCGAGAAGGAGGCCGAGAACCTCCGCGAGGAGCTGAAGACCACCACGTCCGAGATGAAGCTGAAGAAGGCGTCCAAGCGCCTGAAGCTCATCGAGAACTTCATCGAGAGCGGCAACAAGCCCGAGTGGATGGTGCTGACGGTGATCCCCGTGATCCCGCCGGAACTGCGCCCGCTGGTGCCGCTGGACGGCGGCCGCTTCGCGACCTCGGACCTGAACGACCTCTACCGCCGGGTCATCAACCGGAACAACCGCCTGAAGCGCCTCATCGAGCTGCGCGCGCCGGACATCATCATCCGCAACGAGAAGCGGATGCTGCAGGAAGCCGTCGACGCCCTGTTCGACAACGGCCGCCGCGGCCGCGTGATCACGGGCGCCAACAAGCGTCCGCTGAAGTCGCTGGCCGACATGCTGAAGGGCAAGCAGGGCCGGTTCCGCCAGAACCTGCTCGGCAAGCGCGTGGACTACTCGGGCCGTTCGGTCATCGTGGTGGGCCCCGAGCTGAAGCTGCACGAGTGCGGCCTGCCCAAGAAGATGGCGCTCGAGCTGTTCAAGCCGTTCATCTACGCGCGCCTGGACGCCAAGGGCCTGTCGGGCACCGTCAAGCAGTCCAAGCGCATGGTGGAGCGTGAGCAGCCGGCCGTCTGGGACATCCTGGACGAGGTGATCCGCGAGCACCCGGTGCTGCTGAACCGCGCCCCGACCCTGCACCGCCTGGGCATCCAGGCGTTCGAGCCCAAGCTGATCGAAGGCAAGGCGATCCAGCTGCACCCGCTGGTCTGCGCCGCGTTCAACGCCGACTTCGACGGCGACCAGATGGCCGTCCACGTGCCGCTCTCGCTGGAAGCCCAGCTGGAAGCGCGCGTGCTGATGATGAGCACGAACAACATCCTGTCGCCCGCCAACGGCCGGCCGATCATCGTGCCGTCGCAGGACATCGTGCTCGGCCTCTACTACCTGTCGCTGGTGAAGGACGGCGAGCCGGGCGAAGGCAAGGCGTTCGCCAGCCTGGGCGAGATCGAGGCCGCGCTCGACGCCGGCGTCGTCACGCTGCACTCGAAGATCCGCTGCCGCTACACCGAGATGGACGCCGACGGGAACCTGGTGACCAAGGTCATCGAGACCAGCCCCGGCCGGATGAAGATCGCCGCGCTGTTCCCGCAGCACCCGGCGGTCGGCCATCGCCTTCTGGAGAAGAACCTCACCAAGAAGGAAATCGGCAACCTGATCGACACCGTCTACCGGCACTGCGGCCAGAAGGCGACCGTCATCTTCGCCGACCAGATCATGGGCCTGGGCTTCCGCGAGGCGGCCAAGGCGGGCATCTCGTTCGGCAAGGACGACATCGTCATCCCGGCCCGTAAGGCGCCGATCGTCGAGGAGACCCGCAAGCTCGTCGAGGAGTACGAGCAGCAGTACGCCGACGGCCTGATCACCAAGGGCGAGAAGTACAACAAGGTGGTCGACGCCTGGGCCAAGGCGACCGACCGCGTCGCCGACGAGATGATGGCCGAGGTGTCCTCCGCGCCGGTCGACGAGAACGGCCGCCAGGCCGAGATCAACTCGATCTTCATGATGAGCAACTCGGGCGCCCGGGGCTCGCAGGCCCAGATGAAGCAGCTCGGCGGGATGCGCGGCCTGATGGCCAAGCCGTCCGGCGAGATCATCGAGACGCCGATCATCTCGAACTTCAAGGAAGGCCTGACGGTGCAGGAGTACTTCAACTCCACGCACGGCGCCCGTAAGGGCCTGGCCGACACCGCTCTGAAGACCGCCAACTCGGGCTACCTGACCCGCCGCCTCGTCGACGTGGCGCAGGACTGCATCATCACCGAGGAAGACTGCGGCACCACCCGGGGCATCACCCTGCGGGCCGTGGTCGAGGGCGGCGACGTCCTCGTCTCGCTGGGCCAGCGCATCCTGGGCCGCTTCGCGGCCGAGGACGTGAAGGATCCGGGCAGCAACGACGTCATCGTTCCCGCCGACAGCTACCTCGACGAGAACATGATCGAGCTGGTCGAGAGCGCCGGCGTCCAGTCGGTGAAGGTCCGGTCGGTCCTGACCTGCGAGACCAAGACCGGCGTCTGCGGCGCCTGCTACGGCCGCGATCTGGCGCGCGGCACGCCGGTGAACATCGGCGAGGCCGTGGGCGTCATCGCCGCCCAGTCGATCGGCGAGCCGGGCACCCAGCTGACGATGCGGACCTTCCACATCGGCGGCACCGCCCAGGTGGCCGAGCAGTCGTTCTACGAGAGCGCCAACGAGGGCGTCGCCAAGATCTCGGGCGGCAACACCGTGACCGCTCCGGACGGCGCGCTGATCTCGATGAGCCGCAACCTGATGCTGACCGTCCAGGTCGACGGCAAGGACCGGGAATCCTACAAGGTTCCGTACGGCGCCCGCCTGCGGGTGAAGGACGGCGAAGGCGTCAAGCGCGGCCAGCGCCTGGCGGAGTGGGACCCCTACACCACGCCGATCATCACCGAAGTGGGCGGCAAGGTCCGCTTCGAGGACCTGGTCGAGAACGTCTCGTTCCGCGAGGAGGCCGACGAGGCCACCGGCATCTCGAACCGCGTCGTCGTCGACTGGCGCGCGTCGACCAAGGGCTCGGACCTGCGTCCGGCCATGGCGGTGCTGGGCGAGGACGGCTCCTACAAGCGCCTGTCGAACGGCGGCGAGGCCCGCTCCCTGCTGCCCGTGGGCGCCATTCTCTCCGTCGGCGACGGCGACGAGGTGAAGCCCGGCGAGGTGCTGGCCCGTATGCCCACGGAAGGCGCCAAGACGCGCGACATCACCGGCGGTCTGCCGCGGGTGGCCGAGCTGTTCGAGGCGCGTCGTCCGAAGGACTGCGCGGTCATCGCCGAGATGGACGGCCGGGTGGAGTTCGGTCGGGACTACAAGAACAAGCGCCGCATCAAGATCACGCCGGAGGACGGCGGCGAGGCGGTCGAGTTCCTGATCCCGAAGGGCAAGCACATCGCCGTCCACGACGGCGACGTCATCCGCAAGGGCGAGTACCTCATCGACGGCAACCCGGACCCGCACGACATCCTGCGGATCCAGGGCATCGAGGCGCTGGCGGACTTCCTGGTGAACGAGATCCAGGAGGTCTACCGACTGCAGGGCGTGCCGATCAACGACAAGCACATCGAGACGATCGTCCGTCAGATGCTGCAGAAGGTCGAGATCCTCGAGCCGGGCGACACCGGCCTGCTCAAGGGCGACCACCTCGACAAGATCGAGGTGGACGAGGAGAACGCCAAGGCGGAAGCCCGCGGCGGCCGTCCGGCGCTCACCCAGCCGGTGCTGCTCGGCATCACCAAGGCGAGCCTGCAGACCCGCAGCTTCATCTCGGCCGCGTCGTTCCAGGAGACGACCCGCGTCCTCACCGAGGCCTCGGTGCAGGGCAAGATCGACACCCTGGAAGGCCTGAAGGAGAACGTGATCGTGGGCCGCCTCATCCCGGCGGGCACGGGCTCGTACCTGCGCAACCTGCAGCGCATCGCCGCCAAGCGCGACGAGGCGCTCACCCAGAGCCGCGAGGAGGCCATGGAGCCGCTTCCGGCCGAGATCGCCGACGCCGCGGTCGGCGAGCAGGTGGAGTCCTAA
- a CDS encoding S9 family peptidase gives MRRVLAASAAAVVLAAAGQGAAAPPPASAFGRIPAVVQAAISPDGARVAVLGGHNDERVLSIATLDQPNLPQLRLGEVEAVGVRWAGDDYVLARLAYWEQVGARVAYRFERTVAVTPEGKAVSRLLDSGANNLLLSQPILGVTTEGGKPRVLMTGLMESGGASSGANTRLARKGVESDFVLALWSVDPATGRGSIVERGTYDTTSWEVDPSGAARVRLDIDELTHAFSIRGRAQGRSQYSQVWKGEDFASRRAYYGYSAPDDALIMAEGGRLVKRRLSDGAVEPFGPDVLPNNPELIWDEHRGAVVGVTAGAEKPVVAWTDPQVGAAHATLAKVFKDRRVDLRSWSKDRTRFVARVSGPGAPGVWYLFDTARKEVSPLGDEYPELAGAQLGATRWITYKARDGLEIPAYLTLPPAAATAGRKPPLVVLPHGGPRARDEYEFEYLVQFLASRGYAVLQPQFRGSWGFGDAFEEAGEGEWGGKMQTDLLDGVAALAAQGEVDAARACIVGASFGGYSALAGAALYPGAYRCAASIAGIADLGQLLLEQGRAYGRASAGLEELRVMIGAASPQKLADTSPAQHAAAVQAPVLLIHGDKDTVVAPAQSLRMAEALKAAGKPHELVILEGENHYLTRSSNRTRTLEALEAFLARHLPVS, from the coding sequence ATGCGTAGGGTTCTGGCGGCCTCGGCGGCCGCGGTCGTGCTGGCGGCTGCCGGGCAGGGGGCCGCCGCGCCGCCGCCCGCTTCGGCGTTCGGCCGGATACCGGCCGTGGTGCAGGCGGCGATCTCGCCCGACGGCGCGCGGGTCGCCGTCCTCGGCGGGCACAACGACGAGCGGGTGCTTTCCATCGCGACGCTGGACCAGCCGAACCTGCCGCAGCTGCGGCTGGGCGAGGTCGAGGCCGTCGGCGTGCGCTGGGCCGGCGACGACTACGTGCTGGCCCGCCTGGCCTACTGGGAGCAGGTCGGCGCCCGCGTCGCCTACCGTTTCGAGCGGACGGTGGCGGTGACGCCGGAGGGCAAGGCGGTGTCGCGCCTGCTCGACAGCGGCGCGAACAACCTTCTCCTCTCGCAGCCGATCCTCGGCGTGACCACGGAAGGCGGCAAGCCGCGGGTGCTGATGACCGGCCTGATGGAGTCGGGGGGCGCGAGCTCGGGGGCCAACACCCGCCTGGCCCGCAAGGGCGTGGAGAGCGACTTCGTCCTGGCGCTGTGGAGCGTGGATCCGGCCACCGGCCGGGGCTCGATCGTCGAGCGGGGGACCTACGACACCACGTCCTGGGAGGTGGATCCCTCGGGCGCCGCGCGGGTCCGCCTGGACATCGACGAGCTCACCCACGCCTTCTCGATCCGCGGCCGGGCGCAGGGCCGCTCGCAGTACAGCCAGGTCTGGAAGGGCGAGGACTTCGCCAGCCGCCGCGCCTACTACGGCTATTCGGCGCCGGACGACGCCCTGATCATGGCCGAGGGCGGCCGGCTGGTGAAGCGGCGGCTCTCGGACGGAGCGGTCGAGCCGTTCGGCCCCGACGTCCTGCCGAACAATCCCGAGCTGATCTGGGACGAGCACCGCGGGGCTGTGGTGGGCGTCACCGCCGGGGCCGAGAAGCCGGTGGTCGCCTGGACCGATCCCCAGGTCGGCGCCGCGCACGCCACCCTCGCCAAGGTGTTCAAGGACAGGCGCGTGGACCTCAGGAGTTGGTCGAAGGACCGGACGCGGTTCGTCGCCCGGGTCAGCGGCCCCGGCGCGCCGGGCGTGTGGTACCTGTTCGACACCGCGCGCAAGGAGGTTTCGCCGCTCGGCGACGAGTACCCGGAGCTGGCCGGCGCGCAGCTCGGAGCCACCCGCTGGATCACCTACAAGGCCCGCGACGGCCTCGAGATCCCGGCCTACCTGACCCTTCCGCCCGCCGCCGCGACGGCCGGACGCAAGCCGCCGCTGGTGGTGCTGCCGCACGGCGGGCCGCGGGCCCGCGACGAGTACGAGTTCGAATACCTCGTCCAGTTCCTGGCGAGCCGCGGCTATGCGGTCCTGCAGCCGCAGTTCCGCGGCTCGTGGGGCTTCGGCGACGCCTTCGAGGAGGCCGGCGAGGGCGAGTGGGGCGGCAAGATGCAGACCGACCTGCTGGACGGCGTCGCCGCCCTGGCCGCCCAGGGCGAAGTGGACGCGGCCCGCGCCTGCATCGTCGGCGCGTCCTTCGGCGGCTACTCCGCGCTGGCCGGGGCCGCCCTCTATCCGGGCGCCTACCGCTGCGCCGCCTCCATCGCCGGCATCGCCGATCTGGGCCAGCTCCTGCTCGAGCAGGGCCGCGCCTACGGCCGCGCCTCGGCGGGACTGGAGGAGCTGCGGGTCATGATCGGCGCGGCGAGCCCGCAGAAGCTGGCGGACACCTCGCCGGCGCAGCATGCGGCGGCGGTCCAGGCGCCGGTCCTGCTGATCCACGGCGACAAGGACACCGTGGTGGCGCCGGCCCAGTCGCTGCGCATGGCCGAGGCCCTGAAGGCCGCCGGAAAGCCGCACGAGCTGGTGATCCTGGAAGGCGAGAACCACTACCTGACCCGCTCGTCGAACCGCACCCGCACGCTCGAGGCGCTGGAGGCGTTCCTGGCCAGGCATCTGCCGGTGTCGTGA
- a CDS encoding TFIIB-type zinc ribbon-containing protein, whose translation MPLLLCPNDNTSMQNVNRGGVEIDICPTCRGVWLDRGELEKLLEGTRQEQTAQAEDRQRFDREVSDFHRDPDEWKKRHPYDREHGRYRYDDKYHYKKKKRFDIFDIFD comes from the coding sequence GTGCCGCTGCTGCTTTGCCCCAACGACAATACGTCGATGCAGAACGTGAACCGCGGGGGCGTGGAGATCGACATCTGCCCGACGTGCCGCGGCGTCTGGCTGGATCGCGGAGAGCTGGAGAAGCTGCTCGAAGGCACGCGGCAGGAGCAGACCGCCCAGGCGGAGGACCGCCAGCGGTTCGACCGCGAGGTCTCCGATTTCCACCGTGACCCCGACGAGTGGAAGAAGCGCCACCCCTACGACCGCGAGCACGGCCGCTACCGGTACGACGACAAGTACCACTACAAGAAGAAGAAGCGGTTCGACATCTTCGACATCTTCGACTGA